In one window of Streptomyces sp. NBC_01224 DNA:
- a CDS encoding dihydrolipoyl dehydrogenase family protein: protein MTDASLNTEYDVVVIGAGPVGENVADRARAAGLSTAVVEAELIGGECSYWACMPSKALLRPVVARADARRVPGLSDAVQGPLDTAAVLAHRDEYASHWKDDGQAAWLEGVGADIYRGQGRLTGKKTVSVTAPDGTEHRLTARQAVAVCTGSRAVVPALPGIDGARPWTSREATSAKKVPGRLVIVGGGVVGTEMATVWQALGARVTMLIRGKGLLPKMEPFAGELVARALTEAGADIRTGVSATSVRRAVPDGPVTVDLNNGERVEADEILFATGRAPRTDDLGLETVGLKPGSWLTVDDSCRVDGTTWLYAVGDVNHRALLTHQGKYQARIAGAAIAARAAGVPLLETDRWGAHAATADHAAVPQVVFTDPEAASVGLTLAEAEEAGHRVRAVDHDLAAVAGSGLYADGYRGRARMIVDLDREILLGVTFVGPGIGELLHSATIAVAGEVPIDRLWHAVPAYPTISEVWLRLLEAYRDA, encoded by the coding sequence ATGACAGATGCTTCCCTGAACACCGAGTACGACGTCGTGGTGATCGGAGCAGGTCCGGTGGGTGAGAACGTCGCCGACCGGGCCCGTGCCGCCGGGCTGAGCACGGCGGTCGTCGAGGCGGAACTCATCGGCGGCGAATGCTCGTACTGGGCCTGCATGCCCAGCAAGGCCCTGCTGCGCCCGGTCGTCGCCCGTGCCGATGCCCGCCGAGTCCCCGGCCTCAGCGACGCCGTGCAGGGACCGCTGGACACGGCAGCGGTCCTCGCCCACCGTGACGAATACGCCTCGCACTGGAAGGACGACGGACAGGCCGCCTGGCTGGAGGGCGTCGGAGCGGACATCTACCGTGGCCAGGGTCGGCTCACCGGTAAGAAAACGGTCTCCGTCACCGCCCCCGACGGCACGGAACACCGGCTCACCGCCCGGCAGGCCGTCGCCGTCTGCACCGGCAGCCGCGCCGTCGTCCCCGCCCTGCCCGGCATCGACGGGGCCCGCCCCTGGACCAGCCGGGAGGCGACGAGCGCCAAAAAGGTACCCGGCCGCCTCGTGATCGTCGGTGGAGGCGTGGTCGGTACGGAGATGGCCACCGTCTGGCAGGCCCTCGGCGCCCGGGTGACGATGCTGATCCGCGGCAAGGGACTCCTGCCGAAGATGGAACCTTTCGCGGGCGAGCTGGTCGCCCGGGCACTGACGGAGGCGGGCGCCGACATCCGTACCGGAGTCTCGGCGACTTCCGTACGGCGCGCGGTCCCGGACGGCCCGGTCACCGTGGATCTGAACAACGGAGAGCGCGTCGAGGCCGACGAGATCCTTTTCGCCACCGGCCGCGCCCCGCGCACCGATGACCTCGGCCTGGAAACGGTGGGACTGAAGCCCGGCTCCTGGCTCACCGTCGACGACAGCTGCCGCGTCGACGGCACCACCTGGCTCTATGCGGTCGGCGACGTCAACCACCGGGCGCTCCTCACGCACCAGGGCAAGTACCAGGCACGCATCGCGGGCGCCGCGATCGCCGCCCGCGCCGCAGGTGTGCCGCTGCTGGAGACCGACCGCTGGGGTGCCCACGCAGCCACCGCCGACCACGCGGCCGTCCCCCAGGTCGTCTTCACCGACCCCGAGGCCGCATCGGTCGGCCTCACCCTCGCCGAGGCCGAGGAGGCCGGCCACCGCGTACGCGCCGTCGACCACGACCTCGCCGCGGTGGCGGGCTCCGGCCTGTACGCGGACGGCTACCGAGGCCGCGCCCGCATGATTGTCGACCTCGACCGGGAGATCCTGCTCGGTGTCACGTTCGTCGGGCCGGGCATCGGCGAACTGCTGCACTCGGCGACGATCGCGGTCGCGGGCGAGGTCCCCATCGACCGGCTGTGGCACGCGGTGCCCGCGTATCCGACGATCAGCGAGGTCTGGCTGCGCCTGCTGGAGGCCTACCGGGACGCGTAG
- the trxA gene encoding thioredoxin: MSTVELTKENFDQVVSDNDFVLIDFWASWCGPCRQFAPVYNAASERHGDLVFAKVDTEAQQELAAAFEIRSIPTLMIVRDNVAVFAQPGALPEAALEDIIGQARKLDMDEVRKSIEDQQKEQK, from the coding sequence ATGAGCACCGTTGAGCTCACCAAGGAAAACTTCGATCAGGTCGTCAGTGACAACGACTTCGTCCTGATCGACTTCTGGGCTTCCTGGTGCGGCCCGTGCCGGCAGTTCGCGCCGGTCTACAACGCGGCGTCCGAGCGCCACGGCGACCTGGTCTTCGCCAAGGTCGACACGGAGGCGCAGCAGGAGCTGGCAGCGGCCTTCGAGATCCGTTCCATTCCCACGCTGATGATCGTCCGGGACAATGTGGCGGTGTTCGCCCAGCCCGGGGCGCTGCCGGAGGCGGCGCTGGAGGACATCATCGGGCAGGCCAGGAAGCTGGACATGGACGAGGTCCGCAAGTCCATCGAGGATCAGCAGAAGGAACAGAAGTAG
- a CDS encoding LacI family DNA-binding transcriptional regulator, which yields MSQLPNQPTEGPVPTSADVARLAGVSRATVSYVLNNNVSVRISEPTRRRVREAATELGYVPHAAARSLRAGHTRMVLLPTMNFPAGPLHHRFFHQLESGLRRLDYTVVQYGSTGLDAEDAPRAWAELRPVAVIAPGTIALTPQGISVLRRSGAKAVITLGPRPVAGAHALVMDQREVGSCATGHLLERGRRRIGVVMPEESGLGLFAEPRLAGARQAALSHGARIEPLPLRYEEESAARLAARWRTMGLDAVFAYNDEYAMLLMRALQDAGIEVPRETAVVGADDLMLGRLLRPRLSSVRMELATPQPLADLVDRLVQHPGGAPERHDLLRARTVHRESS from the coding sequence ATGAGCCAGTTACCGAACCAGCCCACCGAAGGCCCCGTCCCGACCAGTGCCGATGTAGCACGGCTCGCCGGCGTCTCCCGGGCCACCGTGTCGTACGTACTGAACAACAACGTGTCCGTGCGGATCAGCGAACCCACCCGCCGCCGGGTCAGGGAAGCGGCCACCGAACTCGGCTACGTACCGCACGCGGCGGCCCGCAGCCTGCGTGCCGGACACACCCGCATGGTGCTGCTCCCCACCATGAACTTCCCGGCCGGCCCGCTCCACCACCGCTTCTTCCACCAACTGGAATCCGGGCTGCGCCGCCTCGACTACACCGTGGTCCAGTACGGCAGCACCGGCCTGGATGCCGAGGACGCGCCACGCGCCTGGGCCGAACTCCGTCCCGTCGCCGTCATCGCACCCGGCACGATCGCCCTCACCCCGCAGGGCATATCCGTACTCAGGCGATCCGGAGCCAAGGCCGTGATCACCCTCGGGCCCCGTCCGGTGGCTGGTGCCCATGCGCTGGTCATGGACCAGCGGGAGGTCGGCAGCTGTGCGACCGGACATCTGCTGGAGCGCGGCCGGCGCCGCATCGGCGTGGTCATGCCCGAGGAAAGCGGCCTCGGCCTGTTCGCCGAACCCCGGCTGGCCGGAGCCCGGCAGGCCGCACTGAGCCACGGAGCCCGTATCGAACCGCTGCCGTTGCGGTACGAGGAGGAATCGGCCGCCCGGCTGGCCGCCCGCTGGCGCACCATGGGCCTCGATGCAGTGTTCGCATACAACGACGAATACGCGATGCTCCTGATGCGGGCCCTTCAGGACGCGGGCATCGAGGTACCCCGCGAGACGGCCGTGGTCGGCGCCGACGACCTGATGCTCGGCAGACTGCTGCGGCCCCGGCTCAGCAGCGTGCGGATGGAGCTGGCCACGCCACAGCCGCTGGCGGACCTCGTCGACCGGCTGGTGCAGCACCCCGGCGGTGCCCCCGAGCGCCACGACCTGCTGCGGGCTCGGACGGTCCACCGCGAGTCCAGCTGA
- a CDS encoding flotillin family protein, translating into MPMVIGVTAGLVLAAIIVLIGLFKLMWRVAEPNEALVISGSKHKTEGLGQGMGFRIVTGHGTLVLPGVQAVRKMSLDLNETELSVDCVTHQGIPLRVRGVVIFKVGDDFVSIANAARRFLDQQKMMSERVHNVFAGHLRSIVGGLTVEDMIRDREKLTGQTRAACGTEMEKLGLIVDSLQIHEIEDPTGYIKNLAMPHAAAVQRDARIAQAEANRRATEAEQQAAARMSEATRDSEILQAGYQAERDKAAASSRQAGPLADAAARQEVVVQETRVAELEAQRREQQLQADVRKPADAQAYEKRTLAEGERDARISAAEAKARETELAAVAEANRVKTAALAEAEATKARGAAAATATRATGEAEAAAAQAKGLALAEATRAKGLAEAEAIKARAAALAENQEAVVAQQLAEKWPEIVEAGAGAFSSVDHMVLLNGADGMSDMFAKALTMGGTGLGLARQLLSTMSQDSPAEPASKVDGVTPAATPSPRKQHIAVTGDQEDGTPS; encoded by the coding sequence ATGCCGATGGTCATCGGCGTCACGGCGGGTCTCGTACTCGCCGCCATCATTGTGTTGATCGGCCTGTTCAAGCTGATGTGGCGAGTGGCCGAGCCGAACGAAGCCCTCGTCATCTCCGGTTCCAAGCACAAGACCGAGGGTCTCGGGCAGGGCATGGGATTTAGGATCGTCACTGGTCATGGCACGCTCGTCCTGCCCGGGGTCCAGGCGGTGCGGAAGATGTCCCTGGATCTCAACGAGACCGAGCTGTCGGTCGATTGCGTCACGCATCAGGGGATTCCGCTGCGGGTGCGGGGCGTCGTCATCTTCAAGGTGGGCGACGACTTCGTGTCGATCGCCAATGCGGCCCGCCGCTTCCTCGACCAGCAGAAAATGATGTCGGAGCGGGTGCACAACGTGTTCGCCGGTCATCTGCGTTCCATTGTGGGCGGGTTGACGGTCGAGGACATGATCCGGGACCGGGAGAAGCTCACCGGGCAGACCCGGGCGGCGTGCGGGACCGAGATGGAGAAGCTCGGGCTGATCGTCGACTCGCTCCAGATCCATGAGATCGAGGACCCGACGGGCTACATCAAGAACCTGGCGATGCCGCATGCGGCGGCGGTGCAGCGGGATGCCCGGATAGCGCAGGCCGAGGCCAACCGGCGGGCCACCGAGGCGGAGCAGCAGGCCGCCGCCCGGATGTCGGAGGCGACCCGCGACAGCGAGATCCTGCAGGCCGGGTATCAGGCCGAGCGCGACAAGGCCGCGGCCAGCTCCCGGCAGGCGGGTCCGCTGGCCGACGCGGCGGCGCGGCAGGAGGTCGTGGTTCAGGAGACCAGGGTCGCCGAACTGGAGGCCCAGCGGCGCGAGCAGCAGCTGCAGGCCGATGTGCGCAAGCCCGCGGACGCCCAGGCGTACGAGAAGCGCACCCTGGCCGAGGGCGAGCGCGACGCCCGGATCTCGGCGGCCGAGGCGAAGGCGCGGGAGACGGAGCTCGCCGCGGTCGCGGAGGCCAACCGGGTCAAGACGGCGGCGCTCGCGGAGGCCGAGGCGACGAAGGCGCGCGGCGCCGCCGCCGCGACGGCGACCAGGGCGACGGGTGAGGCGGAGGCCGCCGCGGCCCAGGCCAAGGGGCTGGCACTGGCCGAGGCGACCCGTGCCAAGGGCCTCGCAGAGGCGGAGGCGATCAAGGCCAGGGCCGCGGCCCTGGCGGAGAACCAGGAGGCGGTGGTCGCCCAGCAGCTGGCCGAGAAGTGGCCGGAGATCGTCGAGGCGGGCGCGGGCGCCTTCAGCAGTGTGGACCACATGGTGCTGCTGAACGGGGCCGACGGCATGTCGGACATGTTCGCGAAGGCGCTGACGATGGGCGGCACGGGCCTCGGACTGGCCCGGCAGCTGCTGTCCACGATGAGTCAGGACAGCCCGGCAGAACCGGCGTCCAAGGTCGACGGAGTCACGCCGGCCGCTACGCCCTCGCCGCGTAAGCAGCACATTGCGGTGACGGGTGATCAGGAGGACGGCACGCCTTCCTGA
- a CDS encoding type II toxin-antitoxin system PemK/MazF family toxin, translating to MTIQHRDDSTDGPAAFPGRTGATATSEADPRDVGPVRTSYAPDRDGDPDPGEIVWTWVPFEENDGRGKDRPVLVVAREAAGTLLAVQLSSKQHDRDREWVALGAGPWDSSGRPSWVDLDRVLRVHEDGMRREACALDRDRFDSVVGRMRERYDWN from the coding sequence ATGACCATCCAGCACCGTGACGACAGCACCGACGGTCCGGCCGCCTTCCCCGGCCGCACCGGCGCGACCGCCACATCCGAGGCCGACCCGCGCGACGTGGGCCCGGTCCGCACCTCGTACGCCCCCGACCGGGACGGCGACCCCGACCCCGGCGAGATCGTCTGGACGTGGGTGCCGTTCGAGGAGAACGACGGGCGCGGCAAGGACCGTCCGGTTCTGGTGGTGGCCCGTGAGGCGGCGGGCACGCTGCTCGCCGTGCAGCTCTCCAGCAAGCAGCACGACCGGGACCGCGAGTGGGTGGCGCTCGGGGCCGGACCGTGGGACAGCTCGGGCCGCCCGTCCTGGGTCGATCTGGACCGGGTGCTGCGGGTGCACGAGGACGGGATGCGGCGTGAGGCGTGCGCTCTGGACCGGGACCGGTTCGATTCTGTCGTCGGCCGGATGCGGGAACGCTACGACTGGAACTGA
- a CDS encoding TIGR02452 family protein — protein MSARLRGIARETEAIVEAGRYRTREGREVSIEPALTTALSGTRLYGPEPVPVAALDFDRTPVVEVTDESSLQAARRMAGEGPGEIAVLNYASARNPGGGYLNGAQAQEEALCRGSALYATLLRAPDYYAHHRTERSAFYTDRVIHSPGVPVFRDDRGRLLDTPYAAGFLTSPAPNAGVIRSRAPEDAHRIPAALASRAERVLEVAAVGGYRRLVLGAWGCGVFRNDPAEVAGAFRALLLDDGRFAGHFEQIVFGILDRSPESATRSAFARTFGGQFQS, from the coding sequence ATGAGCGCACGGCTGCGCGGCATCGCGCGAGAGACCGAAGCCATTGTCGAGGCCGGCCGCTACCGCACGCGGGAAGGGCGTGAGGTGAGCATCGAGCCTGCGCTGACCACCGCATTGTCGGGCACCAGGCTGTACGGTCCCGAGCCGGTACCGGTCGCGGCACTCGACTTTGACCGCACGCCGGTCGTCGAGGTCACCGACGAGAGCAGCCTGCAGGCGGCGCGGCGGATGGCCGGCGAAGGGCCCGGCGAGATCGCTGTCCTGAACTACGCCTCCGCCCGCAATCCCGGAGGCGGCTATCTCAACGGCGCACAGGCCCAGGAGGAAGCCCTGTGCCGTGGCTCCGCCCTGTACGCCACGCTGCTGCGCGCCCCCGACTACTACGCCCACCACCGCACAGAACGCAGCGCCTTCTACACCGACCGGGTGATTCATTCACCGGGTGTACCGGTGTTCCGCGACGACCGGGGGCGGCTGCTCGACACTCCGTACGCCGCGGGCTTCCTCACCTCCCCGGCACCCAACGCCGGAGTCATCCGCAGCCGCGCCCCCGAGGACGCGCACCGCATCCCCGCCGCGCTCGCGTCCCGGGCCGAGCGGGTGCTGGAGGTCGCGGCGGTGGGCGGGTACCGCAGGCTGGTGCTGGGCGCCTGGGGCTGTGGTGTGTTCCGCAATGATCCGGCAGAGGTGGCCGGTGCGTTCCGGGCGCTGCTGCTGGACGACGGCAGGTTCGCCGGGCACTTCGAGCAGATCGTCTTCGGCATCCTCGACCGCAGCCCCGAATCCGCCACCAGGTCCGCCTTCGCCCGGACGTTCGGCGGTCAGTTCCAGTCGTAG
- the egtA gene encoding ergothioneine biosynthesis glutamate--cysteine ligase EgtA, which produces MSSDTPGEHGPPGQDPPLGEGEAEDLLRCICFKTGPPRTVGVELEWLIHHRDQPRVPVPHHRLDAAADILRALPLSAALTFEPGGQLELSSRPAGSLMACIDATAADLNAVRDALDRVDLAPVGLGVDPWHPPRRLLHEPRYDAMEISFDRSGPAGRAMMCTTASVQVCLDAGEEEPGPLGYGRRWQLSHLLGAVLVAVFANSPFQFGRPTPWRSTRQSLWADLDPWRSLAPPGCLPPRDAWATHVLDTPVMCIRDDEEPWAVPDGLTFRDWIRTGTPRPPVRADLDYHISTLFPPVRPRGHLELRMIDAQHGADGWLVPLAVTTALFDDPEAAETVYRTVKPLAETAGPRPAPRNPLWVGAARDGLTDPELRSAAITCFELALEALPRMGATTAVQEAVADFNDRFVARGRCPADDLPELLAPGSAGDSGHHFEGPRS; this is translated from the coding sequence ATGTCATCCGACACACCCGGAGAGCACGGTCCGCCCGGCCAGGACCCGCCCCTCGGCGAGGGCGAGGCGGAGGATTTACTGCGCTGCATCTGCTTCAAGACCGGACCGCCCCGAACGGTCGGCGTTGAACTCGAATGGCTCATTCACCACCGGGATCAGCCCCGCGTCCCTGTCCCCCACCACCGTCTCGACGCGGCCGCCGACATCCTCCGGGCCCTGCCCCTGAGTGCGGCGCTCACCTTCGAACCCGGCGGCCAGCTGGAGCTCAGCTCGCGCCCCGCCGGCTCCCTGATGGCGTGCATCGATGCCACCGCCGCCGATCTCAACGCGGTACGTGACGCCCTGGACCGGGTGGATCTCGCACCGGTGGGTCTCGGCGTCGATCCGTGGCATCCACCGCGCCGTCTTCTGCACGAGCCCCGCTACGACGCCATGGAGATCTCGTTCGACCGGTCGGGACCGGCCGGCCGCGCCATGATGTGCACCACCGCGTCCGTCCAGGTATGTCTGGACGCAGGAGAGGAGGAACCGGGTCCGCTCGGCTACGGGCGGCGCTGGCAGCTGTCCCATCTGCTGGGCGCGGTGCTGGTAGCGGTGTTCGCCAACTCGCCGTTCCAGTTCGGCCGCCCGACACCGTGGCGGTCCACCCGGCAGTCGCTCTGGGCCGACCTCGATCCATGGCGGTCCCTGGCACCGCCCGGCTGTCTGCCGCCGCGCGACGCGTGGGCCACGCATGTCCTGGACACCCCGGTGATGTGCATCCGGGACGACGAGGAGCCATGGGCAGTGCCGGACGGTCTGACCTTCCGCGACTGGATCCGCACCGGCACGCCGAGACCACCGGTGCGCGCCGACCTCGACTACCACATCAGCACCCTCTTTCCGCCCGTGCGCCCGCGCGGACATCTTGAGCTGCGAATGATCGACGCGCAGCACGGCGCGGACGGGTGGCTGGTGCCGCTCGCCGTCACCACTGCCCTGTTCGACGACCCGGAGGCCGCCGAGACCGTGTACCGCACCGTCAAACCACTGGCCGAGACGGCCGGGCCACGGCCCGCGCCGCGCAATCCGCTCTGGGTGGGCGCCGCCCGCGACGGCCTGACCGATCCCGAACTGCGGTCGGCGGCCATCACCTGCTTCGAACTCGCGCTGGAGGCGCTGCCCCGGATGGGAGCGACCACGGCCGTGCAGGAGGCGGTGGCGGACTTCAACGACCGCTTCGTCGCCCGGGGCCGATGTCCGGCCGACGATCTTCCCGAACTGCTCGCGCCGGGTTCAGCGGGTGATTCGGGCCATCACTTCGAGGGGCCCCGCTCATGA
- the egtB gene encoding ergothioneine biosynthesis protein EgtB yields MTDSPTPATSGPHSTAAPDEADTEALRQRALAALLTARERTTLLTDSVDDHELTAQHSPLMSPLVWDLAHIGNQEELWLLRGVAGREAMRPEIDGLYDAFEHPRASRPSLPLLAPAEARTYAAEVRGRALDVLDGTALHGDRPLVRAGFAFGMIAQHEQQHDETMLITHQLRSGPAVLTAPVPPPAPADAAGLPAEVLVPGGPFTMGTSTEPWALDNERPAHVRDVPDFFIDTTPVTCGAYQGFVEDGGYTERRWWAPEGWAMVREHELTAPLFWHRDAGQWLRRRFGVTETVPETEPVLHVSWYEADAYARWAGRRLPSEAEWEKAARHDPATGRSLRHPWGDEDPTPERANLGQRHLRPAPAGAYAAGKSPLGVRQLIGDVWEWTSSDFLPYPGFAAFPYREYSEVFFGPAHKVLRGGSFAVDPVACRGTFRNWDLPVRRQIFSGFRTARDL; encoded by the coding sequence ATGACCGACTCCCCCACGCCCGCCACTTCCGGTCCGCACAGCACCGCCGCTCCGGACGAGGCGGACACCGAAGCGCTCCGGCAGCGGGCCCTCGCTGCGCTGCTCACCGCCCGTGAACGCACCACACTTCTCACCGACAGCGTGGACGACCATGAACTGACCGCCCAGCACTCGCCGTTGATGTCCCCCCTGGTATGGGACCTCGCGCACATCGGCAATCAGGAGGAGCTGTGGCTGCTGCGCGGGGTGGCCGGTCGGGAGGCGATGCGCCCGGAGATCGACGGGCTGTACGACGCCTTCGAGCATCCCCGGGCGTCCCGCCCCTCGCTGCCGCTGCTGGCGCCTGCCGAGGCCCGTACCTACGCCGCGGAGGTACGTGGTCGCGCGCTGGACGTACTCGACGGCACGGCACTGCACGGTGACCGCCCGCTGGTGCGGGCCGGGTTCGCCTTCGGCATGATCGCCCAGCATGAACAGCAGCACGACGAAACGATGCTGATCACCCATCAGCTGAGATCGGGACCTGCCGTTCTGACCGCGCCGGTTCCGCCGCCCGCACCCGCCGACGCGGCGGGTCTCCCTGCCGAAGTACTGGTCCCGGGCGGCCCGTTCACCATGGGTACGTCCACCGAGCCGTGGGCTCTCGACAACGAACGCCCGGCCCATGTGCGCGACGTACCGGACTTCTTCATCGACACGACCCCGGTCACCTGCGGCGCGTACCAGGGGTTCGTCGAGGACGGCGGCTACACCGAGCGGCGCTGGTGGGCCCCCGAGGGCTGGGCCATGGTCCGCGAGCACGAACTGACCGCTCCGCTGTTCTGGCACCGGGACGCCGGTCAGTGGCTGCGCCGCCGCTTCGGAGTGACCGAGACGGTCCCCGAGACCGAGCCGGTGCTCCATGTCAGCTGGTACGAGGCGGACGCATACGCCCGCTGGGCAGGGCGCCGGCTGCCCTCGGAAGCGGAATGGGAGAAGGCGGCACGCCACGACCCGGCGACGGGTCGTTCGCTGCGCCACCCGTGGGGCGACGAGGACCCGACTCCCGAGCGGGCCAACCTGGGTCAGCGCCATCTTCGGCCGGCACCTGCGGGGGCGTACGCCGCGGGCAAGTCGCCACTCGGCGTACGGCAGTTGATCGGTGACGTATGGGAGTGGACGTCGAGCGACTTCCTGCCGTATCCCGGCTTCGCGGCGTTCCCGTACCGCGAGTACTCCGAGGTGTTCTTCGGACCGGCACACAAGGTGCTGCGCGGCGGCTCGTTCGCCGTGGACCCGGTGGCGTGCCGGGGGACGTTCCGCAACTGGGACCTGCCGGTGCGGCGCCAGATCTTCTCCGGATTCCGTACCGCGAGGGATCTCTGA
- the egtC gene encoding ergothioneine biosynthesis protein EgtC: MCRHIAYLGPSVSLGEVLARPPHSLVRQSWAPRHQRHGTVNADGFGVGWYADGDPVPGRYRRRGPVWGDQTFADLARVVRSAALLAAVRDATEAGADGEAAAAPFAAGRLLFSHNGAVKGWPRSLASLAAALPPAELLTLTARCDSALIWALVRHRLADGDELPQAVADTVLDVAAAAPKSRLNLLLTDGTTIVATAWGDTLWYLAEPGLRTVVASEPYDDDPHWRTVPDRTLLTATRAEVLLTPLKEPTE; the protein is encoded by the coding sequence ATGTGCCGTCATATCGCCTATCTGGGACCGTCGGTGTCTCTCGGCGAGGTGCTGGCACGACCGCCCCACAGCCTGGTGCGCCAGTCCTGGGCGCCGAGACACCAGCGGCATGGGACCGTCAACGCAGACGGTTTCGGCGTCGGCTGGTACGCGGACGGCGATCCGGTGCCCGGACGATACCGGCGCCGGGGCCCGGTCTGGGGCGACCAGACGTTCGCCGATCTGGCCAGAGTGGTGCGCAGTGCGGCGCTGCTCGCCGCGGTGCGTGACGCCACGGAGGCGGGCGCCGACGGCGAGGCGGCGGCCGCGCCGTTCGCCGCCGGACGGCTGCTGTTCAGCCACAACGGCGCGGTGAAGGGCTGGCCTCGGTCCCTGGCGTCACTCGCCGCCGCGCTGCCCCCGGCCGAACTGCTGACCCTCACCGCCCGCTGCGACTCGGCCCTGATCTGGGCCCTCGTACGACACCGCCTCGCCGACGGCGACGAACTGCCGCAGGCCGTCGCCGACACCGTGCTCGACGTGGCAGCCGCGGCGCCAAAATCGCGGCTGAATCTGCTGCTCACCGATGGCACCACAATCGTGGCGACGGCCTGGGGAGACACCCTGTGGTATCTCGCCGAGCCCGGCCTGCGCACGGTCGTGGCCTCGGAGCCGTACGACGACGATCCGCACTGGCGCACGGTCCCCGACCGGACGTTGCTGACGGCGACCCGCGCCGAAGTTCTGCTGACCCCGCTCAAGGAGCCCACTGAGTGA
- the egtD gene encoding L-histidine N(alpha)-methyltransferase: MSPFLLTRTLPADATDAALRADVLHGLTRHPKTLPPKWFYDAHGSELFEEITRLPEYYPTRAEREILIDRAEEIAAASGAQTLIELGSGSSEKTRHLLDALPALHSYVPVDVSESALHGAAEALLAQRPDLCVHALIADFTGGLALPGTPGPRLIAFLGGTIGNLLPDERSVFLKSVRSLLSPGDALLLGTDLVKDEKALVAAYDDAAGVTAEFNKNVLRVVNRELGADFDPADFDHVALWDPEREWIEMRLRAREALTVKVPDLDLVVAFEAGEEVRTEVSAKFRKEGIRAELAAAGLSMDQWWTDSGDRFALSLATAV, from the coding sequence GTGAGTCCCTTTCTGCTGACCCGCACCCTGCCGGCGGACGCGACGGACGCGGCGCTGCGCGCCGATGTGCTGCACGGCCTGACCCGGCACCCGAAGACACTGCCGCCCAAGTGGTTCTACGACGCGCACGGCAGTGAACTGTTCGAGGAGATCACCCGGCTTCCCGAGTACTACCCGACCCGCGCCGAGCGCGAGATCCTGATCGACCGCGCCGAGGAGATCGCCGCGGCGTCCGGGGCGCAGACCCTGATCGAGCTGGGATCGGGGTCGTCGGAGAAGACCCGGCACCTGCTGGACGCGCTGCCCGCGCTGCACAGTTATGTGCCGGTCGATGTGAGCGAGAGCGCGCTGCACGGCGCCGCCGAGGCCCTGCTCGCGCAGCGGCCCGACCTCTGCGTGCACGCCCTGATCGCCGACTTCACGGGCGGTCTGGCGCTGCCCGGCACCCCGGGGCCGCGGCTGATCGCGTTCCTGGGCGGGACGATCGGCAATCTGCTGCCCGACGAGCGGTCGGTGTTCCTGAAGTCGGTCCGGTCGCTGCTCTCCCCCGGCGACGCGCTGCTGCTCGGCACGGATCTGGTGAAGGACGAGAAGGCGCTGGTCGCCGCTTACGACGATGCGGCCGGGGTGACGGCAGAGTTCAACAAGAACGTCCTCAGGGTCGTGAACCGGGAGCTGGGCGCGGACTTCGACCCGGCCGACTTCGATCACGTGGCGCTCTGGGACCCGGAGCGGGAGTGGATCGAGATGCGACTGCGGGCCCGCGAGGCACTCACGGTGAAGGTCCCGGATCTGGATCTGGTGGTGGCCTTCGAGGCCGGCGAGGAGGTGCGTACGGAGGTGTCGGCCAAATTCCGCAAGGAGGGCATCCGGGCCGAACTCGCCGCGGCCGGTCTGAGCATGGATCAGTGGTGGACGGACTCCGGGGACCGGTTCGCGCTGTCGTTGGCGACGGCGGTCTGA